A window of Plodia interpunctella isolate USDA-ARS_2022_Savannah chromosome 3, ilPloInte3.2, whole genome shotgun sequence genomic DNA:
AGTCGCGAAAAAAGTCATTCAAACAAATTGCAGAGTGACCTCAACACAATGTATTTACAAAAGGTTTTATTCGGTCGAAAAAAACCGTCGAAAGAATTGTGAATAGAATAACCGTATTTCTAAACTCCTCAAGGCACGACCCATCTTGCTTGTGCGCAAGTGCATCAATGATCAACGCATGATTAAAGTGAACTTATGTTCGGTAACACCATTTCtgactgaaaataaacaataagtgGGCTCCGGCAATGTCTTTATGATTTGAGCGCAATTTTAAGACACTAGGGctttattacttataatatgaataaaaaaatatatatgaaagaTTATAGTTATCCAATCAGATTTTAGTTTGAAAAagagtaaatttaaaaaaggaatattttttcaaataataaagaataagtagatatttttctaattgacCTTTAAGGTTATCTCACACCGTATACGTAACGCATGCGTTTTATGTATGGAATTCCATACTAAACGCGTGCGCACACCTTACGCAGTTAGCGTAGTGGTGTACTGTACACCTTTATAGGCGTAGTTAATTTtagcttaaataataaatacataatttattgttatatacctacattctttaagaaatacaatacaatggaTGAAAAGAAAAACCCTGTACAAAGTACAGTCGATTTCACGTCAAGTTATCCTGTCTTTGATCTTTATGCGGCAGTAATAGAGATAactcgatgtgctgttgactgtaatACCAGTAATAACgatgaaataagtaaataatgtaagaaACATCACAAATAACAGTTATTAGAATAAGAACTATAGAGCTATTTTGCCTTTTGCGCATACGCATACAAACGTAGCGTTGTCACCATATCAACTATTTGAGAGTCCGAGCCATGAAAGAAGTTCCCCAGACGCAGCTCTAGTCGGTGACAACAGCAACGTGGCCGATATGTTTTTGATAGTTCCACATATTGCGGCGGGACTtctgacgacctcagtggcgtaGTGATCACCACGACCGTCTGCTATTTGGCTCttggttcgattcccagcgcgggcaaatatttgtacctgcATGTGTTGTGCCAGTTTtcgtgtttgtgtccatcccGCACTGTGTCCATCCAgacccgcgatacaagcttaatGCGCTTAGTCGTAGAGTGTAGcctatccatactaatagtagaaagagaaaatatttgtatttttgtttgtgttcataatgaataaacacaaaaactactggaccgatttcgatgaaatttgacacgaagagagatagacgaaaccagCACAGCCTACTTTTTTATAGTTACCTACCacagcgaagccgggtcgcTAGTTTATCTATACGTTACTGAAAATATGTATGCACTAATTAAAACTTCTTTCATGGCTCGGATTCTactattttaatcaaacaacattttttatcacCCCCATTACAAACAACTGCGTACACAGAGATTCAGCTGTCATGTACACGACATGTTTCGTGACTTGTCTATTTACTTGACTCCATAAACAATTACATTAACAAAACGAACTTCCCAAGgagattaaatattaaatattggcACTTAAAATAAGTACTATTTTGTAATTGCTAAGTACAGTAacttatatatgtttaaattggTGTTGCAATTTAAGCATATTTGGAGCAcgcataaaaatcattttttttaaggtAACTTGAAACCACAATTTCCGTACTTTCTCTGTCGATAAAAGATAGCACGAGAATGTAGTATCAtctctgaaaaaaaattcaagaattAGTGTTAggcaaatatttatacctgTCACGTCATAGCATTAATTatcaaatctaaataaattacgcATAAATTGCAAACACCATAATAAACTAATCAGATTTGGCAGGCGCCGACCTAGAGAAAGggatgcatatatatatagaaaaaagagAAGGTCGCAGGAGATGCCTGTATCCCTTTCTTCTGTAAAACCGTGTCTCCAGCGATTTCAACCAAAACACATAtaagaaaatgtatgtaatttatacgTGTTGAATGACAGTACTTTGAACCTGCCAGCGCGGGTGTACTTTTTGTCTAATACGCGTTTTCCACCCGGCAACGAAAACAAAAGCATTGTTGATGCAAGCAAAACTGTACTGTGAAACTGTATTTTTGTGTAGACGATTTTGCTTAATGTTGACATGATTCAGTTGAATGGTCGAAACACGCACTGTGGACCCGGTTTTACTAgttttacattaaaactaaaatatcacACTATGTGACTCTGGTCTAGAAGCGTGAGATTATTCATCCGCGCGTCCTGATCCCCCATTTCTATCTGTTGCTTGAGCAATTCCAACTCCTTGATACCCGTCACTGTTACCTCGTACTTATGTGTGGCCAGGGACATGTAGAAATGTATCGCGAAAGCTAGGAACACGATCATGACTGGTATCAGCACGACACAGGCCGACCATGCGGCAGTAGCGCTGAGGTCATAGAATTTTACCCAGCAGAGTATGGCTATCTCTATTAGGAACAGGATAAGACCTAGTAAGGTTGAGAATGCCCATGCGATTTCTATGTACCAATGTAGGCGTTCGTGGGGCGATTCGTGGACTAGGGATATGCTGTGAAGGTTGCCTACCGCTTCGATGTTGGGGAGAATGCATGTGCTTATCATTAAGGCGAGCATATGAACGGCTACGAGCAATGTGGTGCATACTGTGAACGCTACGAGCATTTCCGTGGGCACTTTTGTCTCACTCGGCTGGTTTAGTTGCACCTCCACCATAGCTACCTGTAGACAATGATGGAATTTTATTATGGGCTACCGTAGCGttggaaaaacaaaattttaaatacagatGTAAATCAGaagttaaaattgaaattaagaaGGGGAATACGAAGAACTAGTTATGTAAACCATACTCGCACTATAAACGAATTCATAACTTTACATTAAGGAAATGGAGCAATCATCGTCAGATTAACTACAGTAatgatgattgatgatgattaggtacctataggcTTATAGATGGCGTACAGAGAATGACATAGAATAGGTACCTTTCCATccgaaaaaaataagtaggtagtagACGCGGATGAGTCTGCATGCCAAaactaaaagtttaaaattggGTATAAAATTTGTAGCCATCCCATTCTAGAAAACTGTTAGTGTCATGTCATAGGCAAGAAAAAATGTTGCTAAAATGTTTACACCCTAGTTTAGCATAAGCATTCTAATTTagtataatacattttttggtCTAGACTCACCATGGCGAACCCAGATAGCAGGGCCGACGTTTTGCTGGAAGCCTTAAGTTTGGCGCGGCTGAGCTGCAGCTTCCTCCACGACAGGTACGCCGGGGTGTGGAGCCCCTCGGCCGACTGGATCGGCGTCTCGCCCGACATCACGCACTTGTGCTACCAaacattactattttatttttctaatagtgaGATCAGTGAGAACTGAtcaatgtgaaataaaatcacagaGAGACTtcacggtaaataaaataaaatcacagaaaCATCGCTTTggtcaatgtaaaaaaaaacttggtatttaaaaaaataaagtctcTTTCCACTAATTACTTTTAAGAACAATGTtgctaatatttgtttatgaaataaatgctTAAAAGTATACACATAaagaaggtaaatatataacgGTAGACTTATCCCATATCCAAGGGATCCATATGCTATGGCTTTTATTTCAGATATCTGCGGCTGGCCGCAGATATCTGAAATAAAAGccattaattacttaatttttaacatattttttttaattcatgttGTTAAGAGGCACCCTGAACCCAATGGCGCACTCGTTAATGGTGGCCTTAAGCACGTGAAGCATTTACAagtaaaattcatttttttacaatcttcGGACATGATCGCAAAGGTTGCATAATAAACAAAGCTATGAAAGCAGGATGAAATATTAAtgctttttatgaataaatattagcaattattatttaacaagtGATTATGTcgctattaaaaattaatttcaaaaatatagaagACATAACAACAACCGAACAGgaaaaactattcaaataatttaagaacaaaaaattgtaaatggcgtaattatttttaattactattacAACTGATGAACTAAATTggcatttaattattgtgtctgattatttaaattcctTTGCAATTTTTTACAAAGTCAAATTGCCATTTGACAGTGATATTAAACAAATGATCAATTTTATGCCCAGAACAGAGAGGTGTGGTGAAGACTTTCTCAATCGACAaaagcataaataaatttataaatggatgttcttttttaatgaatttcatAGTCTATACAACTGATGAACGCACTTTCTTATAGTTCTAATTGATGGTGTGATtattaagaataattttagaatCATTCTTAATAATCACACCATCATAATTAGGGTTAGCCCTAAAATCGAATTCCAACccattaaatgtatattgctTATAGCTATTTATACACATGACAAactagtttaaaaatacaagcaAATATATTCGTTTACCAGTAATGAACATCTATATGAATGAAATGAGCATGATTCATCCCAGTACCCTTAACATCTAGTATAGGTGATAACTCACGGTgctattttttacacaatattgGAGAACTGCAGTGCGGTCTACCTTAAAGTCAAGGTATATCTGTTGTCAATCACactataaaagtaaaaaaaataatagagtCCACATCTTATTCAGAAAAATAAGTGtgtagtgtgtgtgtgtgtgtataaaaatattgttgaagtGTATTTACTATGCTGTATTAGTTACATAgctaagttattattatttttataccatcaagcaggcaaacaggcGTGCCAAACACCTGATGGTAAAGGTCACCACAGCCAATGGATGCCTGCAACACTAGATGTGTCCCATGCGCTTCAGTcaattattattcttctatGAATAACAGTGTTATTAAACACTATTTGATATGAATGTTTATCAAAAGATAAACTAACAACAAAAATTGAATAGATAGAATATGaaagtaacataaaataacGATCATTATGTATGTTGGTATTATGAATAGCACACATCACCTGCTAGTTTATCATGAGATTCACTGTATATTTGCAAATTAGTTTCTATTTCACTGATGAtcattagaaaattaattggGTGATCCATTCATGCAACTACCTACTTATAGATTGAAAAGTTGTAAATTTGTgttcttaataatatttgtaaagtgaattaaatatgtacttaatatgtatacacaatattataagatcacaaaagattttttcaaattaattaaaaaaaatctcagtTGGGCAAAGCAAAGCATCTGTTGGGATTCcatgaaaatatgaatatataaaagtatctaCTAAAAGATGAAATCATGAAAAATGTGttaaacaaaagatttttaatatgatttaactaattattttttcaaagacgtAACAAACAAGTATTAATTTCAGGCTCCATCAAATGCTTAGATTTCCAAAAGAGTTccatcttcaaaatattttgagaacCACTGagataaataggtacaaacttttatttgttctatatcacacacaatacaaacaaatatgaaataaatcatagtaggtatattccaaattaaatgtcaaataattttaagattttaaaaatcatccCTAGGATGATTTTGAACAGTTGCTGGAATTAAGGGTCCTTGATTCTATGTTCagatttacaatattaaacattatttaatgtacaaCATGCATATCACTCAAACTTGTTAAAAATagctacaaaattaaattttgttagcttattttgtttaacaacacattattttagaaatatttttctgtattcaGAGTTTAGAAGCAAAGTCATTAGATTGTTTACTAtctgataaatatttgaatatagttgcaaaaattaaaaatacatttcagaaaaaaatataatatttttagcctGGTTCATGCACTTTATTGTAACATAACAACAATGTGGCACTGATATACTCTGCATGATTACAGACCAAAATGTGGCACACAACTTGatataacaacttttatttagtgcTTCAAACACAAGTATTACCTTGCTCAGTTTTGGGCACCAACTATTGGATGGATCGTAACGACTGCCTTGTTGCAAGCGGTAATTATTTCCAACCGTACTGGCAGACCAAACCGACATACCTAAACAAATTACACGACAATCCTTCGTCGTCAATTTCTGTGGTACGAGGTCACTTAGCAGTCAGCTTAGAAGTATTACGCTCCATGGAATAACTTTAATGTCCCGATAATATTATGACAATTCGTCTTTCTACTGGATTATTTTCGATTACCTACTAAATATTTcgaatttacttaaaaatcgTATCTCTCTATATAATCGGCGACGGAACCCTGCATCCCTGTCCCTGCTGGCTGATGTTTGTCAAAGTCAGATTACGTCATTCAAATGTCATTATCACATTCCGAAGAAAAGACTCGCTTGTCTATGGCAGAGCTAGAGATGCCCTTGCCCTGCAATGCaaagcaaaattaaaatcgattGTTAACAAACATTGTTGATACAtttaccatggatttagtaagtacttcggagTTCCATTCCATACATTTAACAAACATGTTATCCTGTAAgaaacaaaattccaaattgtcattataattttaaacattgaaAAATCACGATCTTTTAAGCCGTAGTGCGTGGACTcaaacgtttaaaaaaatgttcagatAAAAAAGGATAGGCATATAGGCGATTTCGCTCAGTCCTTCATGGTAGTAATGTCTCTTTTTATCTGTGGCCGTGCATTTTTGTAACGGTACTGCCACTGCGTGCGGGAGTGTCCACCAACTGTTGTCGGGCAAAGTGGCGAGCGAATGAGGATGATGATAAGCGAGTGACAAGTGGACAATTTGTACGCATAGTGGATAATGTAGGTCGGATTAAGTAGTTTGTTTTGGTTAATTGTTGATATTTTCTTGTGAATTGTGGACTGAAAAGTCCTCTGTGGCTTGTGAGAATTTGTATAGAATTCGGATTGCCTGGGTGCCTGTAAACAGTGTGTTGTCCGGAGTTCCAAGCGATACGATGGCTGAGGCTGCTGGTGCTACTAGCACCAATCCCAATGCGGAGATCGTTCGGGGTCAGGTGTTTGAAGTAGGCCCAAGATACACAAACCTGCAATATATTGGAGAAGGGGCCTATGGCATGGTTGTGTAAGTATAACGCTATATAAACAAAGGCTGTACTGATGTTTTGAGAGCATTAGCATGCAAATGCTGACTGATATTCATCAATATTAATGTGTTAACATGTTagtcatcataataatatagaattagTGAGACATACCTTGGAGCATAAATAAGTAGTAACAATGTAACTGAACAAGATTCAATATGGGATTTGTATAAaggaaattttatgaatataaagtttttcttttttggtattagtgtaaaatttgttaaattgtaGAGTTGGTCGCTGATAGTTTGATATGGTGTTCCATGGTTTTTACTTCATCTTCAATGAAGTCAAGCTTGAAGGATTCATAAGTTTAACATACTTgcttagtaaaaaatattctt
This region includes:
- the Orai gene encoding calcium release-activated calcium channel protein 1 isoform X3, whose product is MSGETPIQSAEGLHTPAYLSWRKLQLSRAKLKASSKTSALLSGFAMVAMVEVQLNQPSETKVPTEMLVAFTVCTTLLVAVHMLALMISTCILPNIEAVGNLHSISLVHESPHERLHWYIEIAWAFSTLLGLILFLIEIAILCWVKFYDLSATAAWSACVVLIPVMIVFLAFAIHFYMSLATHKYEVTVTGIKELELLKQQIEMGDQDARMNNLTLLDQSHIV
- the Orai gene encoding calcium release-activated calcium channel protein 1 isoform X1 encodes the protein MSVWSASTVGNNYRLQQGSRYDPSNSWCPKLSKIYLDFKVDRTAVLQYCVKNSTHKCVMSGETPIQSAEGLHTPAYLSWRKLQLSRAKLKASSKTSALLSGFAMVAMVEVQLNQPSETKVPTEMLVAFTVCTTLLVAVHMLALMISTCILPNIEAVGNLHSISLVHESPHERLHWYIEIAWAFSTLLGLILFLIEIAILCWVKFYDLSATAAWSACVVLIPVMIVFLAFAIHFYMSLATHKYEVTVTGIKELELLKQQIEMGDQDARMNNLTLLDQSHIV
- the Orai gene encoding calcium release-activated calcium channel protein 1 isoform X2, translating into MSVWSASTVGNNYRLQQGSRYDPSNSWCPKLSKHKCVMSGETPIQSAEGLHTPAYLSWRKLQLSRAKLKASSKTSALLSGFAMVAMVEVQLNQPSETKVPTEMLVAFTVCTTLLVAVHMLALMISTCILPNIEAVGNLHSISLVHESPHERLHWYIEIAWAFSTLLGLILFLIEIAILCWVKFYDLSATAAWSACVVLIPVMIVFLAFAIHFYMSLATHKYEVTVTGIKELELLKQQIEMGDQDARMNNLTLLDQSHIV